A genome region from Stenotrophomonas bentonitica includes the following:
- a CDS encoding LysE/ArgO family amino acid transporter, producing MFSFISGGPGLAAWFSGAAAGIGLFAVVGAQSAFILRQGILRRHIVPVVATCAAIDAIFIFASVAGLSTLTRALPWLTTVVLWGGVTFLAWYAWQSARRALAGTGGMQVDDSDNSSRRAVLTAAVGFSLINPHFWLDMMVIGSIADNFGNARMAFAAGVVTASCLWLTAQGLGARMLAPLFTKPKTWRILDGTIAVILSILALSLAFRGVH from the coding sequence ATGTTCTCCTTCATTTCCGGCGGCCCCGGTCTGGCCGCGTGGTTCAGTGGCGCCGCTGCCGGCATCGGCCTGTTCGCCGTGGTCGGCGCGCAGAGCGCCTTCATCCTGCGCCAGGGCATCCTGCGCCGGCACATCGTGCCGGTCGTGGCGACCTGTGCCGCGATCGATGCGATCTTCATCTTCGCCAGCGTGGCCGGCCTGAGCACGCTGACCCGCGCGCTGCCGTGGCTGACCACGGTGGTGCTGTGGGGTGGCGTCACCTTCCTGGCCTGGTACGCCTGGCAGTCGGCGCGCCGCGCGCTGGCCGGTACCGGTGGCATGCAGGTCGACGACAGCGACAACAGCTCGCGCCGCGCGGTGCTGACCGCTGCGGTCGGCTTCTCGCTGATCAACCCGCATTTCTGGCTGGACATGATGGTGATCGGCTCGATCGCCGACAACTTCGGCAATGCGCGCATGGCCTTCGCCGCCGGCGTGGTCACCGCCAGCTGCCTGTGGCTGACCGCGCAGGGCCTGGGCGCGCGCATGCTGGCCCCGTTGTTCACCAAGCCGAAAACCTGGCGGATCCTGGACGGCACCATCGCCGTGATCCTTTCCATCCTGGCCCTGAGCCTGGCGTTCCGCGGCGTGCATTGA
- the mqo gene encoding malate dehydrogenase (quinone), which yields MTKSSGTPSDVAQQRSDGRPAKGAGRRKVAKVVLALFALLLIAAAVFLYWPLHQRSVPAASNDKPVDVVLVGGGIMSITLATFLQELQPDWNIQVFERLDGVALESSDGWNNAGTGHSAFAELNYTPELPDGSIETKRAVGIAEQFEISRQFWSHQVKEGRLSQPSDFINPTPHMSFVWGADNIAYLHKRQQALVKNPLFYGMQYSEDPAQIKAWAPLLMEGRDPGQKVAATWMPLGTDVNFGVITRQLTAGLQRNPNFSLHLEHEVRALRQNDDKTWNVTVKDLNAGTESTLKSRFVFIGAGGAALKLLQLSGIPESKNYAGFPVGGQFLAFQSPEIAGRHSVKAYGMAETGSPPMSVPHLDARKLDGKPVVLFGPFALYSTKFLKHGSWFDLYSSVNHNNVAGMLDVGMENLDLVKYLMGQARLNDDDRQAELVKYFPNARREDWKLVTAGQRVQIIKRDPEKGAVLQFGTEIVTDQDHTLAALLGASPGASTSPPIMLDLLKKAFPAQMAAGWEARLREIVPSYGRKLNDSAALTNDVRRQTSEALKLPYLDVPVETSPAVMLTPPPAAPVKEKRNANEEMQAL from the coding sequence ATGACGAAATCGTCTGGAACGCCTTCGGACGTCGCACAGCAACGTTCCGATGGACGCCCGGCCAAGGGCGCCGGTCGCAGGAAGGTTGCGAAGGTTGTCCTTGCCCTGTTCGCCCTGCTGCTGATCGCCGCCGCCGTCTTCCTGTACTGGCCGCTGCACCAGCGTTCGGTCCCGGCCGCCAGCAACGACAAGCCGGTGGACGTGGTCCTGGTCGGCGGCGGCATCATGAGCATCACCCTGGCCACCTTCCTGCAGGAACTGCAGCCGGACTGGAACATCCAGGTGTTCGAGCGCCTCGACGGCGTTGCCCTGGAAAGTTCGGACGGCTGGAACAATGCCGGCACCGGGCACTCGGCCTTCGCCGAACTGAACTACACCCCGGAACTGCCCGATGGCAGCATCGAGACCAAGCGCGCGGTCGGCATTGCCGAGCAGTTCGAGATCTCGCGCCAGTTCTGGTCGCACCAGGTGAAGGAAGGCCGCCTGAGCCAGCCTTCGGACTTCATCAACCCCACCCCGCACATGAGCTTCGTGTGGGGCGCTGACAACATCGCCTACCTGCACAAGCGTCAGCAGGCGCTGGTGAAGAACCCGCTGTTCTACGGCATGCAGTACTCGGAAGATCCTGCGCAGATCAAGGCGTGGGCGCCGCTGCTGATGGAAGGCCGCGACCCCGGCCAGAAGGTCGCCGCGACCTGGATGCCGCTGGGCACGGACGTCAATTTCGGCGTGATCACCCGCCAGCTCACCGCCGGCCTGCAGCGCAACCCGAACTTCAGCCTGCACCTGGAGCATGAAGTGCGGGCGCTGCGCCAGAACGACGACAAGACCTGGAACGTGACGGTCAAGGACCTCAACGCCGGTACCGAGTCCACCCTCAAGTCGCGCTTCGTGTTCATCGGCGCCGGTGGTGCCGCGCTCAAGCTGCTGCAGCTCTCGGGCATTCCCGAATCGAAGAACTACGCCGGCTTCCCGGTCGGTGGCCAGTTCCTCGCCTTCCAGTCGCCGGAGATCGCCGGGCGCCACAGCGTCAAGGCCTACGGCATGGCCGAAACCGGTTCGCCGCCGATGTCGGTGCCGCACCTGGACGCGCGCAAGCTGGATGGCAAGCCGGTGGTCCTGTTCGGCCCGTTCGCGCTGTACAGCACCAAGTTCCTCAAGCACGGTTCGTGGTTCGACCTGTACTCCTCGGTCAACCACAACAACGTGGCCGGCATGCTCGACGTCGGCATGGAGAACCTGGACCTTGTGAAGTACCTGATGGGCCAGGCGCGCCTGAACGACGACGACCGCCAGGCCGAGCTGGTCAAGTACTTCCCCAACGCCAGGCGCGAAGACTGGAAGCTGGTCACGGCCGGCCAGCGCGTGCAGATCATCAAGCGCGATCCCGAAAAGGGCGCGGTGCTGCAGTTCGGCACCGAGATCGTCACCGACCAGGACCACACCCTGGCCGCCCTGCTCGGCGCCTCGCCGGGCGCGTCGACCTCGCCGCCGATCATGCTGGACCTGCTCAAGAAAGCCTTCCCCGCGCAGATGGCCGCGGGCTGGGAAGCCCGCCTGCGCGAGATCGTGCCGTCCTACGGCCGCAAGCTCAATGACAGCGCCGCGCTGACCAACGACGTGCGCCGCCAGACCAGCGAAGCGCTGAAGCTTCCGTACCTGGACGTGCCGGTGGAAACCAGCCCGGCGGTGATGCTGACCCCGCCCCCGGCCGCGCCGGTGAAGGAAAAGCGCAACGCCAACGAAGAGATGCAGGCGTTGTAA
- a CDS encoding alpha/beta hydrolase family protein — protein sequence MKYSKWVALAAMALLCGPVTQVAAAGLDLEHYLKRETFTDIKLSPGGDYYAATVPMEDRTALAILSRATGKITGSFVPPRNNHASDFYWVSDKRVLIGLAEKSGSLDTPRLTGELYAINANGGGGELLVGYRVEGNGPGTRIQPKKVEAVAAFLIDSMPQEERNVLVSVWPFSEDPYTRVDRLDISSGRRVTVARSPVRRADFTSDPGGQIRFAHGAGADNVNKLYYRDAINDSWKLVNDEADTGRIETAMGFSEDGKTAYLRVQQADGPDAIVSWDPVTGTRKPLLRDPVVDPDRLIYRPGTRVPVGALYFGDTPRTRFFDETSADARLYRSMEAAFGGDAVFITSSTRDGRHVLVEAWSGRNPGDFYIFDTVDKKAEHLISRSDWVDPDKSAKVQPFAFKARDGMELHGYLTLPTAAAGAKPPLVVMPHGGPFGVFDDGNYNTEAQMLAAAGYAVLQVNFRGSGNYGRAFEHAGARQWGAAMQDDVTDATRWALAQGHADAGRVCIYGASYGAYAAMMGAAREPGLYRCAAGYVGVYDLPMMHTTGDIQKSGSGSTYLKEWLGSPAELASVSPVNIAERIQVPVFLAAGGEDERAPIQHTKRMEAALQKAGVPVESLYYGTEGHGFYTDPHRREYYGKLLAFLSRSLGGSTAAAAAPASP from the coding sequence ATGAAGTACTCGAAGTGGGTGGCCCTGGCCGCCATGGCCCTGCTGTGCGGGCCCGTCACCCAGGTGGCCGCGGCCGGGCTGGACCTGGAGCACTATCTCAAGCGCGAAACGTTCACCGACATCAAGCTGTCGCCCGGTGGCGACTACTACGCCGCGACCGTGCCGATGGAAGACCGCACCGCGTTGGCGATCCTGAGTCGCGCCACCGGCAAGATCACCGGCTCGTTCGTGCCGCCACGCAACAACCACGCCTCGGACTTCTACTGGGTCAGCGACAAGCGCGTGCTGATCGGCCTGGCCGAAAAGTCGGGCAGCCTGGACACCCCGCGCCTCACCGGCGAACTCTACGCGATCAATGCCAATGGCGGCGGCGGCGAGCTGCTGGTCGGCTATCGCGTGGAAGGCAACGGCCCGGGCACCCGGATCCAGCCGAAGAAGGTCGAAGCGGTGGCCGCGTTCCTGATCGACTCCATGCCGCAGGAAGAGCGCAATGTGCTGGTCTCGGTCTGGCCGTTCTCCGAAGACCCGTATACCCGCGTGGACCGGCTGGACATCTCCAGCGGCCGGCGCGTGACCGTCGCCCGCTCGCCCGTGCGGCGCGCTGACTTCACCAGCGACCCGGGCGGCCAGATCCGTTTCGCACACGGCGCCGGTGCCGACAACGTCAACAAGCTGTACTACCGCGACGCCATCAACGATTCCTGGAAGCTGGTCAACGATGAGGCCGACACCGGACGCATCGAAACCGCGATGGGTTTCTCCGAAGACGGAAAGACCGCCTATCTGCGCGTGCAGCAGGCCGATGGTCCGGACGCCATCGTCAGCTGGGACCCGGTCACCGGCACGCGCAAGCCGCTGCTGCGCGACCCCGTGGTGGACCCGGACCGCCTGATCTACCGCCCCGGTACCCGCGTGCCGGTGGGCGCGCTTTACTTCGGCGACACCCCGCGCACCCGTTTCTTCGACGAGACGTCGGCAGATGCGCGCCTGTACCGCAGCATGGAAGCCGCGTTCGGTGGCGATGCGGTGTTCATCACCTCGAGCACCCGCGACGGTCGCCACGTGCTGGTTGAAGCGTGGTCGGGCCGCAATCCGGGCGACTTCTACATCTTCGACACCGTGGATAAGAAGGCCGAGCACCTGATCAGCCGCAGCGACTGGGTCGACCCGGACAAGAGCGCAAAGGTGCAGCCGTTCGCGTTCAAGGCGCGCGACGGCATGGAGCTGCATGGGTACCTGACCCTGCCGACCGCAGCGGCGGGCGCCAAGCCGCCACTGGTGGTGATGCCGCACGGGGGGCCGTTCGGCGTTTTCGACGACGGCAACTACAACACCGAGGCGCAGATGCTGGCCGCGGCCGGTTACGCCGTGCTGCAGGTCAACTTCCGTGGCTCGGGAAACTACGGGCGCGCCTTTGAGCATGCCGGCGCCAGGCAGTGGGGCGCGGCGATGCAGGACGACGTCACCGACGCTACCCGCTGGGCCCTCGCGCAGGGCCACGCCGATGCCGGCAGGGTCTGCATCTACGGTGCCAGCTACGGGGCGTACGCGGCCATGATGGGCGCCGCCCGCGAACCGGGCCTGTACCGCTGCGCGGCCGGCTACGTCGGGGTGTACGACCTGCCGATGATGCACACCACCGGCGACATCCAGAAAAGCGGCTCCGGCAGCACCTACCTGAAGGAATGGCTGGGCAGCCCTGCCGAGCTGGCCAGCGTGTCACCGGTGAACATCGCCGAGCGCATCCAGGTGCCGGTGTTCCTCGCCGCGGGTGGCGAAGACGAACGCGCTCCGATCCAGCACACCAAGCGCATGGAAGCGGCGCTGCAGAAGGCGGGCGTGCCGGTGGAATCGCTCTACTACGGCACCGAAGGGCACGGCTTCTACACCGACCCGCACCGCCGCGAGTACTACGGCAAGCTGCTGGCGTTCCTGTCGCGCAGCCTGGGCGGCAGCACTGCCGCCGCAGCGGCGCCGGCGTCGCCCTGA
- a CDS encoding peptide MFS transporter, which yields MTTTALPASDDFLGHPKGVYVCFFTEMWERFSFYGMKALLLLYLTKYHLFGDKAGLDLLGAYGGLVYCIPVFGGLLADRWLGMRKAVVFGGVLLVLGHLGMAFEGHAAARINGEVVRDNAALGVTYLSLALIIMGVGFLKPNISTIVGKLYPENDPRRDSGFSLFYAGINLGALFASLVCGFLGEAYGWKYGFGAAGIGMVVGLVMFLWGQKYLQGHAEPTDPVALRQPVFGLRREWLIYVAAVLGVVPVAALMWAAANGAFALGGEISLALMLMIVVLGAVLVWFAWFTGTRCNPVQRQQMIALMALIFMALVFFTLYEQTYGSWVTFTDRMLTKDLVPALVIQGGTPLPWSIASLLLAPLGFVVAARLSERNPGSTAPRNLFIAIVALMLVMLIRDCLVIPQTAGSLTYLGGLFLVVLAPLFAALWAWLDKRRLDPSKPVKSSLGLVFGALSFIPLALAAQQVGATGQMASVWWLVLAYLVLEIGEMCLSPVGLSAVTQLAAPRMVSLMMGTWFLATAFSETLAALFGKLAAIEVPEGETMNIASAAASYEHLFWLLMWIGLGCAAVALAGSPLLKRMMHGVK from the coding sequence ATGACCACCACTGCCCTGCCTGCTTCCGACGATTTCCTCGGTCACCCGAAAGGCGTCTACGTCTGTTTCTTCACCGAGATGTGGGAGCGCTTCTCCTTCTACGGCATGAAGGCGTTGCTGCTGCTGTACCTGACCAAGTACCACCTGTTCGGCGACAAGGCCGGGCTTGACCTGCTTGGCGCCTACGGCGGCCTGGTCTACTGCATTCCGGTGTTCGGCGGCCTGCTCGCCGACCGCTGGCTGGGCATGCGCAAGGCCGTGGTGTTCGGTGGCGTGCTGCTGGTGCTGGGCCACCTGGGCATGGCCTTCGAAGGCCACGCCGCCGCCCGCATCAACGGCGAGGTGGTGCGCGACAACGCCGCGCTCGGGGTGACCTACCTGTCGCTGGCGCTGATCATCATGGGCGTGGGCTTCCTCAAGCCGAACATCTCCACCATCGTCGGCAAGCTTTATCCCGAGAACGATCCGCGCCGCGATTCCGGCTTCTCGCTGTTCTACGCCGGCATCAACCTCGGTGCGCTGTTCGCCTCGCTGGTGTGCGGCTTCCTTGGCGAAGCGTATGGCTGGAAGTACGGTTTCGGCGCCGCCGGCATCGGCATGGTGGTCGGCCTGGTGATGTTCCTGTGGGGCCAGAAGTACCTGCAGGGCCACGCCGAACCCACCGACCCGGTGGCGCTGCGCCAGCCGGTGTTCGGCCTGCGCCGCGAATGGCTGATCTACGTGGCCGCCGTGCTCGGCGTGGTGCCGGTGGCCGCCCTGATGTGGGCGGCCGCCAACGGCGCCTTCGCCCTCGGTGGCGAAATCAGCCTGGCGCTGATGCTGATGATCGTCGTGCTCGGCGCGGTGCTGGTCTGGTTCGCCTGGTTCACCGGCACCCGCTGCAACCCGGTGCAGCGCCAGCAGATGATCGCGCTGATGGCCCTGATCTTCATGGCACTGGTGTTCTTCACCCTGTACGAGCAGACCTACGGCTCCTGGGTGACCTTCACCGACCGCATGCTGACCAAGGACCTGGTGCCCGCACTGGTAATCCAGGGCGGCACGCCGCTGCCGTGGTCGATCGCCTCGCTGCTGCTGGCCCCGCTCGGCTTCGTGGTGGCCGCACGCCTGTCCGAGCGCAACCCCGGCTCGACCGCGCCGCGCAATCTGTTCATCGCCATCGTCGCGCTGATGCTGGTGATGCTGATCCGCGACTGCCTGGTGATCCCGCAGACCGCCGGTTCGCTGACCTACCTGGGCGGCCTGTTCCTGGTGGTGCTCGCCCCGCTGTTCGCCGCACTCTGGGCGTGGCTGGACAAGCGTCGGCTGGATCCTTCCAAGCCGGTCAAGTCGTCGCTGGGCCTGGTGTTCGGCGCGCTGTCCTTCATTCCGCTGGCACTGGCCGCGCAGCAGGTCGGTGCGACCGGGCAGATGGCCAGTGTGTGGTGGCTGGTGCTGGCCTACCTGGTGCTGGAGATCGGCGAGATGTGCCTGTCCCCGGTCGGCCTGTCGGCGGTCACCCAGCTGGCCGCACCGCGCATGGTCAGCCTGATGATGGGCACCTGGTTCCTGGCCACCGCGTTCTCCGAAACGCTGGCCGCGCTGTTCGGCAAGCTCGCCGCGATCGAGGTACCCGAAGGCGAAACCATGAACATCGCCAGCGCCGCGGCCAGCTACGAACACCTGTTCTGGCTGCTGATGTGGATCGGACTGGGCTGCGCCGCCGTGGCACTGGCGGGGTCGCCGTTGTTGAAGCGGATGATGCACGGGGTGAAGTGA
- a CDS encoding LysR family transcriptional regulator ArgP produces MRIDHAQLRALAAVIREGSFDRAAQSLNVTASAVSQRVKALEDRVGRLLVKRASPAVATPEGQVLVQLAEQTALLEHDALHRMGIADEDLPHASIPVAVNHDSLETWFTDAALRFAEQTGTTLDLRLEDQDHTVALLRQGAVLGAVTTLDEPVQGCQIHPLGSIRYAATCTPAFHEKYFAKGVNAQSLAQAPVLVFNRKDDLQARFARRLAGEELPATAPTWWIPSTRAFVQANLGGLGWTMNPLPLVKRHLEAGRLVLMKPRAWEDVPLYWQHWKGDVQTMALLTKAVLAASATLVRRRR; encoded by the coding sequence ATGCGTATCGACCATGCCCAGCTCCGCGCCCTGGCGGCGGTGATCCGCGAGGGCAGCTTCGACCGTGCCGCGCAGTCCCTCAACGTCACCGCCTCCGCGGTCTCGCAGCGGGTCAAGGCGCTGGAGGACCGGGTCGGCCGGCTGCTGGTCAAGCGCGCCTCGCCGGCAGTGGCGACCCCGGAGGGCCAGGTGCTGGTGCAGCTGGCCGAGCAGACCGCACTGCTGGAACACGACGCGCTGCACCGGATGGGCATCGCCGACGAGGACCTGCCCCACGCCAGCATTCCCGTGGCGGTCAACCACGACAGCCTGGAAACGTGGTTCACCGACGCCGCGCTGCGCTTTGCCGAGCAGACCGGCACCACGCTGGACCTTCGCCTGGAAGACCAGGACCACACGGTGGCGCTGCTGCGACAGGGCGCCGTGCTGGGCGCGGTGACCACGCTGGACGAACCGGTACAGGGGTGCCAGATCCACCCGCTGGGGAGCATCCGCTACGCCGCAACCTGCACCCCGGCGTTCCATGAGAAGTACTTCGCCAAGGGGGTGAACGCCCAGTCGCTGGCCCAGGCGCCGGTGCTGGTGTTCAACCGCAAGGACGACCTGCAGGCGCGCTTTGCCCGTCGCCTGGCCGGCGAAGAGCTGCCCGCGACCGCGCCGACCTGGTGGATTCCCTCCACCCGCGCCTTCGTACAGGCCAACCTCGGCGGGCTGGGCTGGACCATGAACCCGCTGCCGCTGGTCAAGCGTCACCTGGAGGCCGGGCGGCTGGTGCTGATGAAACCGCGCGCCTGGGAAGACGTGCCGCTGTACTGGCAGCACTGGAAGGGCGACGTGCAGACCATGGCGCTGCTGACCAAGGCGGTGCTGGCGGCATCGGCCACGCTGGTGCGGCGCAGGCGGTGA
- a CDS encoding autotransporter outer membrane beta-barrel domain-containing protein — protein sequence MSPAVPTRRPLAVFVALALCSSLAAPAHADEDVDCTTTPDHLQCDESDDSNGESRGMSAWLLGGLALAGGAAAAAGGGGGGGSDGGGNGGGGGSLPPGSESGQYGGNQHLAAPGSDVTWDRNVETRVVGNARNEGTLHISAGTLAVRNDGELRNTGTLRIGQAARLLLENDGELDNHGRLELHGQLHLQRDGSLENHGTLVAQDASIRIDGDSDIENLGSMELRDTVVTLSGESEFDNGERRRNASLLVDGGGFVLGGMAEFDNHGTVSARGTLNQGALVHAVTARVGNERDPIEAFDNHGQITLDGNARVLTLVADSHASSGVNRVGGRITSNARNQSAMHAEGSHATLLNQGTLTVTGDGAVAMSGARGATLINDGVINLGVAGGQNGQNMVAMQSDGSATLNNRRGGVINIHADNSHAFRMGANGGGRLINNGQVNVFGAGSGVHADLPTQNADRPAPDLGWQAPRGISGYTVGTNADGSAGQMVLHEGGELSDVHVDTGFTRGTDASQIRLEKVFVGADGGEQNISSATVVWQAQAERDAAGNVDVVMTRNDYRDLADAGGHGIAAALEAGYASNALYHSLEVASGAEFNYALNQLSGAGLAMAGMRLTANGDAFWSSLARATPASGYRMVAFGPGSASASGVQGVGTGMQMAMSLGGGRQLQLSTGLLGSDFSTDGGQTRSQSRFAGIGMAQSLGAFTLQHTLGNEWHQTDGQRQLHWGNTRMSAHSQRALSRVRLGSTLSTEMVAAGLHWQPRLGASAYHAREGAFHEVGADALGLSVDAGTRSGMQLELGSSVSGPLGNGWTLRGDAALFGSMAHRASARSATLHGAGDHAFAVPGLAPTGMDYRVMLGADYRYRRANLGGAVMAERLLGVRDVQAQMQLQMAF from the coding sequence ATGTCACCCGCTGTTCCTACCCGTCGGCCGTTGGCCGTCTTTGTCGCACTTGCCCTGTGCAGTTCCCTCGCCGCGCCCGCCCACGCCGACGAAGACGTCGACTGCACGACCACGCCCGATCATCTGCAGTGCGACGAGAGCGACGACAGTAACGGCGAATCGCGCGGCATGAGCGCGTGGCTGCTGGGTGGCCTGGCCCTGGCTGGCGGCGCTGCTGCGGCAGCCGGTGGTGGCGGTGGCGGTGGTAGCGATGGCGGCGGCAATGGCGGCGGCGGTGGCAGCCTCCCGCCCGGCAGCGAAAGCGGCCAGTACGGCGGCAACCAGCACCTGGCGGCGCCCGGCAGCGACGTCACCTGGGACCGCAACGTGGAAACCCGCGTGGTCGGCAACGCCCGCAACGAAGGCACCCTGCACATCAGCGCGGGCACCCTGGCGGTGCGCAACGACGGCGAGCTGCGCAACACCGGCACCCTGCGCATCGGCCAGGCCGCACGCCTGCTGCTGGAGAACGACGGCGAGCTGGACAACCACGGGCGGCTGGAACTGCACGGGCAGCTGCACCTGCAGCGCGACGGCAGCCTGGAAAACCATGGCACCCTGGTCGCGCAGGACGCCAGCATCCGCATCGACGGCGACTCGGATATCGAGAACCTGGGCAGCATGGAGCTGCGCGACACCGTGGTGACCCTGAGCGGTGAAAGCGAATTCGACAACGGCGAGCGCCGCCGGAATGCCAGCCTGCTGGTCGACGGCGGAGGCTTCGTGCTGGGCGGCATGGCCGAGTTCGACAACCATGGCACCGTCAGCGCGCGCGGCACGCTCAACCAGGGCGCCCTGGTGCATGCGGTGACCGCGCGGGTGGGCAACGAGCGCGACCCGATCGAGGCGTTCGACAACCACGGCCAGATCACGCTGGACGGCAACGCGCGCGTGCTGACCCTGGTCGCCGACAGCCACGCCAGCAGCGGCGTCAACCGCGTCGGTGGACGCATCACCAGCAACGCACGCAACCAGTCGGCGATGCATGCCGAAGGCAGCCACGCCACCCTGCTCAACCAAGGCACCCTGACCGTCACCGGCGACGGCGCAGTGGCGATGTCCGGCGCGCGCGGCGCCACGCTGATCAACGACGGCGTGATCAACCTGGGCGTGGCCGGCGGCCAGAATGGCCAGAACATGGTCGCAATGCAGTCCGACGGCTCGGCCACCCTCAACAACCGCCGCGGCGGGGTGATCAACATCCACGCCGACAACTCGCACGCGTTCCGCATGGGCGCGAACGGCGGGGGCCGCCTGATCAACAACGGCCAGGTCAACGTGTTCGGCGCCGGCAGCGGCGTCCACGCCGACCTGCCCACCCAGAACGCCGACCGCCCTGCCCCGGACCTCGGCTGGCAGGCGCCGCGCGGGATCAGCGGCTACACCGTGGGCACCAATGCCGACGGCAGCGCCGGGCAGATGGTGCTGCATGAAGGCGGCGAACTGTCCGACGTGCACGTGGATACCGGCTTTACCCGCGGTACCGATGCCTCGCAGATCCGCCTGGAAAAGGTGTTCGTGGGCGCCGACGGCGGCGAGCAGAACATCAGCAGCGCCACCGTGGTCTGGCAGGCCCAGGCCGAGCGCGACGCCGCCGGCAACGTCGACGTGGTGATGACCCGCAACGACTACCGCGACCTGGCCGATGCCGGTGGCCACGGCATTGCCGCCGCGCTGGAAGCGGGCTACGCCAGCAACGCGCTGTACCACAGCCTGGAAGTGGCCAGCGGCGCCGAGTTCAACTACGCGCTCAACCAGCTCTCCGGTGCCGGCCTGGCCATGGCCGGCATGCGCCTGACCGCCAACGGCGATGCGTTCTGGTCGAGCCTGGCCCGCGCCACGCCGGCCAGCGGTTACCGCATGGTGGCGTTCGGTCCGGGTTCTGCCAGCGCTTCCGGCGTGCAGGGCGTGGGCACCGGCATGCAGATGGCGATGTCGCTGGGCGGTGGTCGGCAGCTGCAGCTGAGCACCGGCCTGCTCGGCTCGGACTTCTCCACCGACGGCGGCCAGACCCGCTCGCAGTCGCGCTTTGCGGGTATCGGCATGGCGCAGTCGCTGGGTGCGTTCACCCTGCAGCACACGCTGGGCAACGAATGGCACCAGACCGACGGCCAGCGCCAGCTGCACTGGGGCAACACGCGCATGAGCGCGCACAGCCAGCGTGCCTTGTCGCGCGTGCGGCTGGGCAGCACGCTCAGCACCGAGATGGTGGCTGCCGGCCTGCACTGGCAGCCGCGGCTTGGCGCGTCGGCCTACCATGCGCGCGAAGGCGCGTTCCATGAGGTGGGGGCCGACGCCCTCGGCCTGTCGGTGGATGCCGGCACCCGCAGCGGCATGCAGCTGGAACTGGGCAGCTCGGTGAGCGGCCCGCTGGGCAACGGCTGGACGCTGCGTGGCGACGCGGCCCTGTTTGGCTCCATGGCACATCGCGCCAGCGCGCGCAGTGCCACCCTGCACGGTGCCGGCGACCACGCCTTCGCGGTACCCGGCCTGGCCCCCACGGGCATGGACTACCGGGTCATGCTGGGCGCGGATTACCGCTACCGCCGCGCCAACCTGGGCGGTGCGGTCATGGCCGAGCGGCTGCTCGGAGTCCGCGACGTGCAGGCGCAGATGCAGCTGCAGATGGCGTTCTGA